One segment of Channa argus isolate prfri chromosome 17, Channa argus male v1.0, whole genome shotgun sequence DNA contains the following:
- the LOC137102290 gene encoding interleukin-6 receptor subunit beta-like isoform X1 has product MYPFFVLYLMVMIGFMCNGQHEVPCDVFPKDQYIEVGSSAEVVCQTTCIRGKVSWTLNNLPVNESLSQTINSSHTVLTLRNFIHPSATLQCHSAATHQILGGTTIRTYSKPGKISCIMQENPYGGGVPDLVTCSWEHQMISPLKINYTLVYEYSPTVAKAELCVSQETHCTAKNTVMQWTNAIFTVRAKTTAWEATSDRYEVDPYRLLKLNQPTVKVTAFPDYLFVEWSKESYNQRCHCEVKYSKVVSDGAPEVVLRKTLDNNNCPGNAPIENVESCTNYKVVVRCALDKAPWSDWSQEEIVLTKLNNRHVKLRLWRKIAEPEESEMRKVHAMWNEVPSTCQDTLIYTIKKNLYKGDVTGVNYTDILYGNSTCDLAVSHDSHRINLQAFKNGTLLAEDSVYVPATGESLPEVTDIQASTLEGVIVVSWKAPVQPVSGYMIDWTHNGYKYYWKESAYTNITLSGLLDKKEYNITVTPLFKDKTGHGTQALHICSRVGDPGNVTIITVNPNDKSAFVSWNTKSQEECSGVVINYTVFYGTQTETMLNVTVDGTRQDTNLKDLNPDTQYSVYIEATSPTGTSKSSERLFKTKRFDPRLLLALILCGSIIIILVLSLGLFCAIQWRKFREKPVPNPGLSSVALWSSPSHQKGETSIKPLNNPSESLFDRIYTEETQKTTTSPIATSCTVHTAKVQTEEYTDPATVLLPEEQNEKSVKQHLNSPGESKPLLSSENSNFSPYRSQSSVESPTLMANKLCKRVPVNQLENTAPVTIYVTLDMLEQGQNR; this is encoded by the exons ATGTATCCTTTTTTTGTCCTATATCTTATGGTTATGATCGGCTTCATGTGTAATG GCCAGCACGAAGTCCCCTGCGACGTTTTCCCTAAAGATCAATACATTGAAGTGGGATCCAGTGCAGAGGTAGTGTGCCAGACCACATGTATCCGTGGCAAAGTCTCCTGGACGCTGAACAACCTCCCGGTCAATGAAAGCCTGTCACAAACAATCAACTCCTCACACACAGTCCTGACACTGAGGAACTTCATTCACCCAAGTGCTACGCTGCAGTGCCACAGTGCAGCTACTCACCAAATCCTTGGAGGCACCACCATCAGAACATACT caaagcCCGGCAAAATATCATGTATAATGCAAGAAAATCCGTATGGAGGTGGTGTACCAGATCTGGTAACATGCAGCTGGGAGCATCAGATGATCTCTCCACTGAAGATAAACTACACTTTAGTATA TGAATATTCACCCACAGTCGCTAAGGCTGAACTCTGTGTCTCACAAGAAACACACTGCACAGCCAAAAACACAGTGATGCAATGGACAAATGCCATTTTTACCGTGAGAGCTAAAACCACTGCTTGGGAAGCTACATCTGACCGCTATGAAGTTGATCCATATAGATTAT TGAAACTGAACCAGCCAACAGTAAAAGTAACTGCCTTCCCTGATTATCTGTTTGTGGAGTGGAGTAAGGAAAGTTACAATCAAAGATGTCACTGTGAAGTCAAGTACAGCAAG GTTGTCAGTGATGGAGCTCCAGAG GTGGTGCTCAGAAAGACTCTAGATAATAATAACTGTCCAGGAAACGCACCCATTGAAAATGTGGAATCCTGCACTAACTACAAAGTTGTAGTCCGCTGTGCACTAGACAAGGCCCCGTGGAGCGACTGGAGCCAGGAGGAGATAGTTCTTACCAAATTAAATA ATAGGCATGTCAAACTGCGCCTGTGGAGAAAAATAGCTGAACCAGAGGAAAGTGAAATGAGAAAAGTGCACGCCATGTGGAAT GAGGTTCCTTCAACGTGTCAAGACACATTGATCTACACTATTAAAAAGAATCTCTACAAGGGTGATGTGACTGGAGTTAATTATACAGATATCTTATATGGTAATTCAACTTGTGATCTTGCTGTGAGTCACGATTCTCACAGAATAAATCTCCAAGCCTTTAAAAATGGAACCCTGCTCGCAGAAGACTCTGTTTATGTTCCAGCAACTGGAGAGA GCCTCCCGGAAGTTACTGACATACAGGCCTCGACTCTTGAAGGTGTTATTGTGGTCAGCTGGAAGGCTCCAGTTCAGCCTGTCAGCGGTTACATGATTGACTGGACACACAATGGATATAAGTATTACTGGAAGGAGAGCGCATACACCAACATAACACTGTCTG GCCTCCTGGATAAGAAGGAATACAATATCACAGTAACCCCCCTCTTTAAAGACAAGACCGGTCATGGCACACAAGCCCTTCATATCTGTTCCAGAGTCGGAG ATCCAGGTAATGTCACTATCATCACTGTTAATCCTAACGACAAGAGCGCATTTGTGAGCTGGAATACAAAGTCTCAGGAGGAATGCAGTGGTGTAGTCATCAACTACACAGTCTTCTATggtacacagacagaaacaatgCTCA ATGTTACTGTAGATGGCACAAGGCAGGACACCAATTTGAAAGATCTGAATCCAGACACTCAGTACAGCGTCTACATCGAAGCCACATCTCCTACTGGGACAAGCAAGAGCAGCGAGAGACTCTTTAAAACCAAAAGATTTG ATCCGAGGCTCCTCTTAGCGCTCATTCTCTGCGGAAGCATCATTATAATTCTTGTCTTATCTCTTGGATTATTCTGTGCTATTCA GTGGAGAAAGTTCAGAGAGAAACCGGTACCGAACCCAGGCCTCAGCTCTGTGGCACTGTGGTCATCACCAAGTCATCAAAAG GGGGAGACCTCCATCAAGCCACTCAATAATCCATCCGAGAGCCTCTTTGACCGGATTTACACAGAGGAAACTCAGAAAACAACCACCTCTCCAATAGCTACAAGCTGTACTGTTCACACAGCCAAAGTGCAAACAGAGGAATACACCGATCCAGCCACAGTTCTTTTACCAGAGGAGCAGAATGAAAAGTCGGTTAAACAGCACTTGAATTCTCCTGGAGAATCCAAACCACTACTGTCCTCAGAGAACAGCAATTTCAGCCCATATCGAAGTCAGAGTTCTGTGGAATCCCCTACCTTGATGGCCAATAAGCTATGTAAGCGTGTTCCagtaaatcagctagaaaacaCAGCACCTGTGACCATTTATGTCACGTTAGACATGTTGGAACAAGGTCAGAACAGGTGA
- the LOC137102290 gene encoding interleukin-6 receptor subunit beta-like isoform X2, which yields MYPFFVLYLMVMIGFMCNGQHEVPCDVFPKDQYIEVGSSAEVVCQTTCIRGKVSWTLNNLPVNESLSQTINSSHTVLTLRNFIHPSATLQCHSAATHQILGGTTIRTYSKPGKISCIMQENPYGGGVPDLVTCSWEHQMISPLKINYTLVYEYSPTVAKAELCVSQETHCTAKNTVMQWTNAIFTVRAKTTAWEATSDRYEVDPYRLLKLNQPTVKVTAFPDYLFVEWSKESYNQRCHCEVKYSKVVSDGAPEVVLRKTLDNNNCPGNAPIENVESCTNYKVVVRCALDKAPWSDWSQEEIVLTKLNNRHVKLRLWRKIAEPEESEMRKVHAMWNEVPSTCQDTLIYTIKKNLYKGDVTGVNYTDILYGNSTCDLAVSHDSHRINLQAFKNGTLLAEDSVYVPATGESLPEVTDIQASTLEGVIVVSWKAPVQPVSGYMIDWTHNGYKYYWKESAYTNITLSGLLDKKEYNITVTPLFKDKTGHGTQALHICSRVGDPGNVTIITVNPNDKSAFVSWNTKSQEECSGVVINYTVFYGTQTETMLNVTVDGTRQDTNLKDLNPDTQYSVYIEATSPTGTSKSSERLFKTKRFGGESSERNRYRTQASALWHCGHHQVIKRGRPPSSHSIIHPRASLTGFTQRKLRKQPPLQ from the exons ATGTATCCTTTTTTTGTCCTATATCTTATGGTTATGATCGGCTTCATGTGTAATG GCCAGCACGAAGTCCCCTGCGACGTTTTCCCTAAAGATCAATACATTGAAGTGGGATCCAGTGCAGAGGTAGTGTGCCAGACCACATGTATCCGTGGCAAAGTCTCCTGGACGCTGAACAACCTCCCGGTCAATGAAAGCCTGTCACAAACAATCAACTCCTCACACACAGTCCTGACACTGAGGAACTTCATTCACCCAAGTGCTACGCTGCAGTGCCACAGTGCAGCTACTCACCAAATCCTTGGAGGCACCACCATCAGAACATACT caaagcCCGGCAAAATATCATGTATAATGCAAGAAAATCCGTATGGAGGTGGTGTACCAGATCTGGTAACATGCAGCTGGGAGCATCAGATGATCTCTCCACTGAAGATAAACTACACTTTAGTATA TGAATATTCACCCACAGTCGCTAAGGCTGAACTCTGTGTCTCACAAGAAACACACTGCACAGCCAAAAACACAGTGATGCAATGGACAAATGCCATTTTTACCGTGAGAGCTAAAACCACTGCTTGGGAAGCTACATCTGACCGCTATGAAGTTGATCCATATAGATTAT TGAAACTGAACCAGCCAACAGTAAAAGTAACTGCCTTCCCTGATTATCTGTTTGTGGAGTGGAGTAAGGAAAGTTACAATCAAAGATGTCACTGTGAAGTCAAGTACAGCAAG GTTGTCAGTGATGGAGCTCCAGAG GTGGTGCTCAGAAAGACTCTAGATAATAATAACTGTCCAGGAAACGCACCCATTGAAAATGTGGAATCCTGCACTAACTACAAAGTTGTAGTCCGCTGTGCACTAGACAAGGCCCCGTGGAGCGACTGGAGCCAGGAGGAGATAGTTCTTACCAAATTAAATA ATAGGCATGTCAAACTGCGCCTGTGGAGAAAAATAGCTGAACCAGAGGAAAGTGAAATGAGAAAAGTGCACGCCATGTGGAAT GAGGTTCCTTCAACGTGTCAAGACACATTGATCTACACTATTAAAAAGAATCTCTACAAGGGTGATGTGACTGGAGTTAATTATACAGATATCTTATATGGTAATTCAACTTGTGATCTTGCTGTGAGTCACGATTCTCACAGAATAAATCTCCAAGCCTTTAAAAATGGAACCCTGCTCGCAGAAGACTCTGTTTATGTTCCAGCAACTGGAGAGA GCCTCCCGGAAGTTACTGACATACAGGCCTCGACTCTTGAAGGTGTTATTGTGGTCAGCTGGAAGGCTCCAGTTCAGCCTGTCAGCGGTTACATGATTGACTGGACACACAATGGATATAAGTATTACTGGAAGGAGAGCGCATACACCAACATAACACTGTCTG GCCTCCTGGATAAGAAGGAATACAATATCACAGTAACCCCCCTCTTTAAAGACAAGACCGGTCATGGCACACAAGCCCTTCATATCTGTTCCAGAGTCGGAG ATCCAGGTAATGTCACTATCATCACTGTTAATCCTAACGACAAGAGCGCATTTGTGAGCTGGAATACAAAGTCTCAGGAGGAATGCAGTGGTGTAGTCATCAACTACACAGTCTTCTATggtacacagacagaaacaatgCTCA ATGTTACTGTAGATGGCACAAGGCAGGACACCAATTTGAAAGATCTGAATCCAGACACTCAGTACAGCGTCTACATCGAAGCCACATCTCCTACTGGGACAAGCAAGAGCAGCGAGAGACTCTTTAAAACCAAAAGATTTG GTGGAGAAAGTTCAGAGAGAAACCGGTACCGAACCCAGGCCTCAGCTCTGTGGCACTGTGGTCATCACCAAGTCATCAAAAG GGGGAGACCTCCATCAAGCCACTCAATAATCCATCCGAGAGCCTCTTTGACCGGATTTACACAGAGGAAACTCAGAAAACAACCACCTCTCCAATAG